The sequence TGACCAGGAAACATATCCGGGACATCTGTGGCGGTTTAAATCCGGTAATCAAATAATGGGTGAGTATATTACCGGTTCAGAAGAAGAACCGATGTATATGATAACAAATCCGGATGCCAAACTTCTCCAATTCGAAGATTTTACAGCAACTTACAATCCTGAAGCAATGACCCAAATACCTTATGGATTTACCACAGAATATCTTCCGCAAACGTTTTGGAGCAAAGATGAAGTTTACGATTTGACCACTGCAGAATCGGCAACCATCGAGTTTTATGTGATGTGCTCAGATACCGCTCAGGAAATTCTCGTCGCATTATCGCAAACCCGCAAACCATACGGTGATCCCGAAGCTGATGCGCTGACATTCCGGTTCCGCCCGGAATTGCTGGATATTTGGGTTCGCTCAAAATTTTATGACAATTGGGTCGATTACGATGATCTTGATGTTGATGACATCAGCATGGGGACCAATTTCTGGCAGAAATACCGGATCGAAATCAGTAAAACCGCACTTCGGGTTGCAATCGATGATAAGTATTTGATAAAAGCTGACTTAACAAATATCGATTTCCCGTTAAAAGGCTATTTTGGTTTCGATATTTTTGGAAAACAGGGTTATGAACATACGACCATTGGATACATGGGCGTGTTGATTGAACATCACGGAAAAGCAGCCCCAGTCGCTACACAGCCGGCAGAAACCCAACAACCGGCTGCCGGGGAGCAACCCGCATCCACCGGCACGCGCGGCGCGGAAGTGCTTACCGCAACGCTGCCTGATGCAACGCTGGATAAACCCGGAAAATATTATGCCATTGTTATCGCCGTACAGGATTATGAAGATGGCGGACCAAACGATCTCGATTATCCGATTCAGGATGCCCAACGGGTTATCAACACGCTGACGCAATTTTACACGTTTGATATGGAAAATATTACTTTTCTGCAGAATCCCAAAAAAGACCAGATTACAGACGTGTTTGACCGGCATCTGGATAAAATTACCCCAAATGATAACCTGCTGATTTTTTACGCCGGTCACGGCTATTGGGATGAGCGGATGAATCAGGGATTTTGGCTGCCCGCAGATGCAGAGAAAAACAGGCGATCGCGCTGGTTGTCCAACGGCACGATCCGCGATTACATCAACGGTATTCGCACCCGCCACACGCTGCTGGTGACGGATGCATGTTTTAGCGGCGGAATTTTCAAAACCCGCGCTGCGTTCAACGATGCGGATCGTTCCACCAACGAGCTGTATAAATTACCCAGCCGCAAAGCCCTCACCAGCGGAACGCTGAAAGAAGTGCCGGACAAAAGTGTATTCGTCAAATATTTGTTGAAAAAGCTGGAAGAAAATACGGATAATTACCTTTCGAGCCAGGCGTTGTACACCCAGATTCGCGGACCGGTGACAAACAATAGTCCCAATGCGCAAGTCCCGGTATTCGGTGTGATCCGCGAAACCGGCGACGAAGACGGTGAGTTCATTTTCGTTCGCCGAAAATAATTAATTGATAATTTTTTTGCCACGGAAACACAAGGTTCACTGAGTTTTCAGGAAGTTTGGAAACGGACAAACATTTTTAGTTCGGTGTATTAAACAATTATCAACGTTTCTCAACTGTTTAATTCTGTGGCTCTGTGGCAAATGATTGCAAAACAATAACCTATGCGAAATTATCTTTCGTGGCTGGAAAAAATAGACAGCCGCTTGCTTATTTTTGTAGTGCTCATTTGCAACAACCTCGCTTTTCCGCTTTCCGGCGGAGAAGAGCAATATTTGCAATACGCCAAACAGTGGTTTCAGCCGGAGTGGATTCCCGGTTCGTTTACGCTAACCGAATTTGCCGGACCGCGCCTGATTTTCCAGATCATCTGCGGATTTTTTCTCCAGTTTATTTCAATTGAGTGGTTTGCGATGATCGCGCGAGTTGTCGCATTTGCCCTGTTTGCCTTCCCGCTGGCGCGATTGTTCCGGCAACTCACTCTCTCTAACGCCTATATTTTTATCATCCTGCAAATTTTTCTGGTCACCGACCAAAGCCTGTTTGCCCGCGAATGGATGTTCCGCACCTTCGAGCCGAAAGTTCTGGCATATGTTTGCCTCTTTTGGGGATTGACCGATTTTTTGGATAAAAAATACATCCGCTGGGCGATGTGGCTGGTTGCGGCAAGCTATTTTCACGTGCTCGTTGGCGGCTGGTTTTTCGCTACCGGGATGATTTATTTGTTGCTGAACAATCGCGATTGGCGGCAAATTGCCAAGCTGTCTGCGGTTTTTGTGCTGCCGTTGTTGCCGTTTATCATCTATCTGGTGAACGGCGTTTTTCTCAATCAGCCGCAGGTTGGCAGCGCTTTAAACCTAAACTGGGTGTATGTGTATTACCGGCTATCACATCACCTCGGGATTTTCGATTCATGGAAATTTTTTGCGGATAAACACTTGACTGGCGTATTGCTCAGCGCCATTTGGCTGGCTGTGTGCGTCGTTTTGCTGCGAAAATCGCTGCCGGATTATTTGCGATTGCTGATCCATTTTATCATCATCATTTTGGCGATCAATTTGCTGTTTGTCGGCGTTGCCGCGCTGGATGCTTTTGTGTTCGCCAAAAGCGGCGGGTTCGGGTTGAAATTTTACCCGTTTCGCCAAAGCACGTTGGCGATGTTCTTTTTATTTCTGCTCATCGCTGCATTTTCTGAATGGCTACTTATCGAAAAAAAGTGGTTCGAATCAATCAAAACAGTGATGTTGATCGCTGTTTTTGGGTTGTTTGTTTCGCAAACGATCAGCGTCGTAAAGCACAATATTCAATACTTTAAGGGCGATTCCGCATATTCGAAAATGATCGATTTTGTTCATGAAAAAACAACGTTCGACGAACAGTTTATTCTCATTGACTTGGGCAATTTCCAGAGCCCGCCGGAATACATGAGTTTTTCCCGGCGTACCCAACGCGAAAATTTTGTGGTGTTCAAATTTGTGCCCGCCGGAACCGCAAAACTGGCGGAATGGTACGAACGCAATCAGGTGCTGGAAATTATCGCAAAAGATGCATCGCAGCTTGTCCCGTTGATGCGAAAATACGGTATCGATTACGTCATTGCCCCGCACACCATCGAAGATGCTGATCTGGCAAATGTTTTTCAAAATGAGAAATACTGGGTGTATCGGGAACGATAATACAGCAGGAGAATCCTGCCTTCGCAGGAAAGACATGTATTGTTCAAAATTTCTGAATTTGCTACTGAATAAATCCAATCAAATTCATATATTTCAACTTATTCAAATACCAAAACCGGCGAAGCGATGGGGGCATTGATGAGCCAATTTCCTGATTTTGCAAATATGGAACTGGATTTAACCGCAGCAAAAGCGGATCTGGCGGCATGGGAACAGCGATTTACCGAGGAAACCGGCAAATCACCCGACCAAACCCGCTGGATGACCCATGAACAAATTCCCGTCAAACCGCTATATACCGCCAACGATCTCCGCGAAGCGAAACACCTCGGTTACACCGCCGGAATCCCGCCGTATTTACGCGGCCCATACGCCACGATGTATGTGATGCGCCCGTGGACCGTGCGCCAATATGCCGGATTTTCCACTGCGGAAGAGAGCAACGCGTTTTATCGCCGGAATCTGGCTGCCGGGCAAAAAGGGCTTTCGGTGGCGTTCGATCTGGCGACACATCGCGGTTACGACAGCGATCACCCACGGGTGGTCGGCGATGTCGGCAAAGCCGGTGTGGCAATCGACAGCATTCTCGATATGAAAATCCTGTTCGACAGTATTCCGCTGAAAGACATCTCCGTTTCGATGACGATGAATGGTGCAGTTTTGCCGGTGATGGCTTTTTACATCGTCACAGCGTTGGAGCAGGGCGCAAAGATGGCACAGCTCGCCGGAACCATCCAGAATGACATCCTAAAAGAATATATGGTGCGCAATACTTACATTTACCCACCCGAACAGTCGATGCGCATCATCGCCGATATTTTTGAATTTACTTCGCAGCACATGCCCAAATTCAACAGCATCAGCATTTCCGGCTACCACATGCAGGAAGCCGGGGCGCCGGCGGATCTCGAAATGGCTTACACCCTCGCTGACGGATTGGAATATGTCCGCACCGGATTGAAAGCGGGCATCGATATTGATTCTTTTGCGCCGCGACTCTCGTTTTTCTGGGGCGTCGGGATGAATTATTTTATGGAGATCGCCAAAATGCGCGCAGCGCGGGTGATCTGGGCATCGCTGATAAAACCGTTCAATCCCAAAAGTGAAAAATCTATGGCGCTGCGAACCCATTCGCAAACCTCGGGTTGGAGCCTCACCGAGCAGGACCCGTTCAATAATGTGACCCGAACCTGCATCGAGGCGATGGCGGCGGCACTCGGGCATACCCAATCGCTGCACACCAATTCGCTGGACGAAGCGATAGCCCTGCCGACAGATTTTTCCGCGCGAATCGCCCGGAATACGCAGCTCTTTTTGCAGGATGAAACCGGCATCTGCAACGTGATCGACCCGTGGGGCGGATCGTATTATGTGGAATCGCTGACCCACGAGCTGCTCAAAAAAGGTTGGGCGCATATTCAGGAAATCGAATCGCTGGGCGGAATGGCGAAGGCGATTGAAACCGGTGTGCCGAAAATGCGCATCGAGGAAGCCGCCGCGCGCCGTCAGGCGATGATTGATGCGGGAAAAGAAGTGATCATCGGAGTGAACAAATACCGGTTGGAAAAAGAAGCGCCGATCGACATTCTGGAAGTGGATAACTCTGCGGTTCGGGAATCTCAAATTGCGCGATTGCAGAAATTGCGTGCAGAGCGCGATGACGCGAAAGTGCAGGCTGCGTTGAACGCCATCACCAAATGTGCGGAAACCGGCGAGGGAAATTTGCTGGCACTGTCCGTTGAAGCTGCGAAAGTGCGCGCATCGCTCGGCGAAATTTCCGATGCGATGGAAAAAGTATTCGGTCGCCACACCGCAACCATCCGCTCGATTACCGGCGTTTACAGCAGCGCATTCGGAGAAAATATGCAAGTTGAAAAAGTTCGCAAAATGACCGACGATTTCGCCGAAAAAGAGGGACGCCGTCCGCGAATCATGATTGCCAAAATGGGGCAGGACGGGCACGATCGCGGCGCAAAAGTGATTGCCACTGCCTTCGCCGATCTCGGGTTTGACGTGGATATCGGCCCGCTGTTCCAAACGCCGGAAGAAACCGCCCGTCAGGCAGTGGAAAACGATGTGCACATCGTTGGGATGAGCTCGCTGGCAGCCGGACACAAAACGTTGCTGCCGCAACTGGTGGAAGCGTTGCGCAAACTGGGTCGCGAAGATATTATGGTGGTGATTGGCGGCGTGATTCCGTCGCAGGATTATCAATTTTTATTCGATCACGGCGCGTCCGCGATTTTTGGTCCCGGAACCGTGATCCCGGAAGCGGCGGAACAGGTGCTGATCGAGTTGTCCAAACGGGTGTTTGATTAAGCAGATTTGCAAATTTTCAATTAATGCCGGAGATTCCTGCCTTCGCAGGAATGACAAAAATTCAGAACCAATACTGTGAAAGCAGGAATCTCCAACTAAGTAGAGTTTATTTTACCTGCCGAAGCTCGTTCAAGTCATCCTCGCCATTCACGAAAATCGACAAATCTTTCAACAGCCCGTCATCAATGCGGTAAATCCAACCGTGCACGGAAACATTTTGACCGGATTTCCAGGCATTCTGCAAAATGGTTGTGTGGCAAACGTTGATCACCTGTTCCCGCACATTCAGCTCGCAGAGCAGGTCCACTTTTTCCTGCTCGCCGGGCAGCGCATCAACTTTCGATTGGTGCTGGCGATACACATCTTTGATATGCTGCAGCCAGTTGTCGATTAATCCGTGCTCCTGATCATCGATTGCTGCTTTTACACCACCGCAGCCGTAATGCCCGCAAACGATGATGTGCTTTACCTTTAGCACTTCCACCGCAAACTGGATCACCGAAAGGCAATTCAGATCGGTGTGAATCACCTGATTGGCGATGTTCCGGTGCACAAAAATTTCACCGGGAAGCAAATCGACAATCTGGTTTGCCGGCACGCGGCTGTCCGAACAGCCGATCCACAAATACTCCGGATTTTGCTGCCGGGACAATTTCGAAAAGAAATCCGGGTCGGATTCTTTCAGGCTCGCAGCCCATTTTCTGTTGTTTTCGAACAAATGTTTTAGTATTCGCATGGGTAAAATTTATGCGAATTTAACCAAATATGAAAATTGATTTGAAAAATGGGGTATTTTTTTTGAGAATAAGACAACGCGGAACAATTATTTTTCAGCGGATGAATCTTCCGATATTTCGATCAACAAATCCGACAATTCGGATGCAAATGGATACAAAAAGTTAGCAAGTGCCAGTAATGCATTGTTTGAAAACGTTTTCGTTTCGGGAAAAAATTTGCGCACCAGCTTGTTCAGCAATAAATGTATCCGTTGTTCAAACGTTTGATAATACCGATCGATCGTTGCTTCATCGAGAAAAATCTGCCGGACATTTTTTAATTCTGCCTCATCCATTTTGTGGTTGAACTCTGTTTCATAGGAATGCAGAAATTCTTCCAGCGATTTCCGGTTTACCTTTTGGGCAGAATATTTTTGATGTTGCCCGGAAATCTCAGCCGGAATTCCGGTCGTTTTGATGCAGCCGATCACATTTTGCGCGCCGGACAAGATCTCGTCGATTGTTTTGCGAATCGCCGGATGAGTGGAAATCCGAACGCCAAGTTCAT comes from Calditrichia bacterium and encodes:
- the can gene encoding carbonate dehydratase, producing MRILKHLFENNRKWAASLKESDPDFFSKLSRQQNPEYLWIGCSDSRVPANQIVDLLPGEIFVHRNIANQVIHTDLNCLSVIQFAVEVLKVKHIIVCGHYGCGGVKAAIDDQEHGLIDNWLQHIKDVYRQHQSKVDALPGEQEKVDLLCELNVREQVINVCHTTILQNAWKSGQNVSVHGWIYRIDDGLLKDLSIFVNGEDDLNELRQVK
- the scpA gene encoding methylmalonyl-CoA mutase yields the protein MSQFPDFANMELDLTAAKADLAAWEQRFTEETGKSPDQTRWMTHEQIPVKPLYTANDLREAKHLGYTAGIPPYLRGPYATMYVMRPWTVRQYAGFSTAEESNAFYRRNLAAGQKGLSVAFDLATHRGYDSDHPRVVGDVGKAGVAIDSILDMKILFDSIPLKDISVSMTMNGAVLPVMAFYIVTALEQGAKMAQLAGTIQNDILKEYMVRNTYIYPPEQSMRIIADIFEFTSQHMPKFNSISISGYHMQEAGAPADLEMAYTLADGLEYVRTGLKAGIDIDSFAPRLSFFWGVGMNYFMEIAKMRAARVIWASLIKPFNPKSEKSMALRTHSQTSGWSLTEQDPFNNVTRTCIEAMAAALGHTQSLHTNSLDEAIALPTDFSARIARNTQLFLQDETGICNVIDPWGGSYYVESLTHELLKKGWAHIQEIESLGGMAKAIETGVPKMRIEEAAARRQAMIDAGKEVIIGVNKYRLEKEAPIDILEVDNSAVRESQIARLQKLRAERDDAKVQAALNAITKCAETGEGNLLALSVEAAKVRASLGEISDAMEKVFGRHTATIRSITGVYSSAFGENMQVEKVRKMTDDFAEKEGRRPRIMIAKMGQDGHDRGAKVIATAFADLGFDVDIGPLFQTPEETARQAVENDVHIVGMSSLAAGHKTLLPQLVEALRKLGREDIMVVIGGVIPSQDYQFLFDHGASAIFGPGTVIPEAAEQVLIELSKRVFD
- a CDS encoding caspase family protein: MNRSSKILDYFWVDESGNETKYGSINIGGFIDQETYPGHLWRFKSGNQIMGEYITGSEEEPMYMITNPDAKLLQFEDFTATYNPEAMTQIPYGFTTEYLPQTFWSKDEVYDLTTAESATIEFYVMCSDTAQEILVALSQTRKPYGDPEADALTFRFRPELLDIWVRSKFYDNWVDYDDLDVDDISMGTNFWQKYRIEISKTALRVAIDDKYLIKADLTNIDFPLKGYFGFDIFGKQGYEHTTIGYMGVLIEHHGKAAPVATQPAETQQPAAGEQPASTGTRGAEVLTATLPDATLDKPGKYYAIVIAVQDYEDGGPNDLDYPIQDAQRVINTLTQFYTFDMENITFLQNPKKDQITDVFDRHLDKITPNDNLLIFYAGHGYWDERMNQGFWLPADAEKNRRSRWLSNGTIRDYINGIRTRHTLLVTDACFSGGIFKTRAAFNDADRSTNELYKLPSRKALTSGTLKEVPDKSVFVKYLLKKLEENTDNYLSSQALYTQIRGPVTNNSPNAQVPVFGVIRETGDEDGEFIFVRRK